The Candidatus Cloacimonadota bacterium genomic sequence ATTCTCCAAAACTTTTATAAGATCTAGTTTCTCCGCTAATTTCTGTGATGCAATATTGGAAATCTCATGGGTGTAAAGCGGAATCTTTCCTTGCTTCTGCAATTCGCTAGCCCATAGCTGAACTGCTTTTAATCCAAAACCTTGTTTTCTGTATTTTGGCAGAGTAAAAATCCATGCTTCACCTGCTTTATTATTTTCACGAGAAGAGACACAACAAGCAGCTATCTCATCATTTTGTATAGTGGCATAAACTATTGGATATTTTTTGTAAAATGTTGGATCAAATTGCTTGATGGCTTCATCCTCACTGCCAATAAATATTTTCGTATTCTCAGTATCCACTTGAATGTCGCTTGGAAAAATATAGGCAATATAATGCCCAGCTTCATTAAATTGCTTATTTCTCTTTAAAATTTCAATAACTTTTTCTTGTTCATCTAAGAAACTATGTTTTTCCAATTTTTCCAAATTAGCAACTAAGCTATTTGGCATCTTATCAGAGTAGAAAATATTTATTTCTTTGCCAAAATTCACTGCGATAATTTTTGGTGGTTTAGCGTTTTCGTTCTTTTCAATATCAAAATGATCAGTATGGATTTTTACGATTCTATTGCCATTGACTATTTGTAAACCTTCTAAGCCTATTTGTGCGTGAAAACAAGGTTTTGGATTTATTTTTTCCATATTATAAAAGTTTTTTTGTTTCTTTATAAAATCTAGCATAATTTTAACTGGGCAAAATTTCGCCTATCTCCTGCATATCAGCCATATGTCGTATATTCATCCATATTTGCATATATCACGAACCTTTTATGCTGTTATTTTTCATAATTAGGCAACCTCATTTCCTTCTCGGCTTCTTTTACGAAATTCATCTTTATTTCCTCTGCCAAGCTCGAGTTAATATATTGTGAACTTTCTGTCAATTGGTTTGGTTATTTTAGAGTCGGTTTCGATCCCGTCTCAAAAGATCATAATTTATAATTATTCTTCAAACACCTTTTCCTGCGGCATGCCGTAAAGTCCGCAGCCCACCAGATAAACTTTTTTATCAGCATCGATAGCTCTTTTGATGAAAGTGGTTTTTTGTTCCGGCTCGGTTTCGCCCGGTTTGGTCCACATATAGAACACCCAGCCTTCGTCATTATCAGCAGCTTCAATGAATTCCCGGCCGATCGGCTTTTCGTTGATATCTTTTAGATCTTTCATGTTCTTACCTTCACCGGCGGGATCGGGAGGATAAACGTAGCGCAACCCATCGATTCCCCACACAAAAATATAAGTTTCATCCTGGAACCATTTACTGCCTTTCACGCGAAATTGGGCAAAAGCGTCCACACCTTTCAATTCGATCTCATTCACTGCATCGTAAACCAGCTGCACCACGTCTTTTGTCTGCTGATGTTCATACATTGTAAGATCAGGAACTTTTATTTCTATCTCTGGTTTTTCTTCTTTTTGCCCGCAGGAAAGCAGGATCAAACTAAATAACAAAACAGCTAAAATAATTTTTTTCATTCTCATCTCCATCTAATCCAGATAAAAACCGGCACCGACAACCAGAGTTTCAGCTTCTGTTTCTGCTTTCTTTACAAAAACCATTTTTTTGGAAGGTTCTTTTTCTCCCGGTTTGGGCCACATATAATCCATCCAGAGGCTTTCTCTGTCTTGCAGCATTTCCAGTTCTTCTTTTACAAAATATTTACCGTTCGCATCCTGCAAGTCTGTGATGTCTTTACCAACCAGATGTGTTGAATTTGGATTTACCAGTTCCACGCCAGCCATTGTTTTTACAAAAACATATGTATTCAGGAAAATAAATTTATCAGCTTTGTCATTAAAACGGGCAAAGGCAATTTCTTTTCCTTCATGTT encodes the following:
- a CDS encoding GNAT family N-acetyltransferase: MLDFIKKQKNFYNMEKINPKPCFHAQIGLEGLQIVNGNRIVKIHTDHFDIEKNENAKPPKIIAVNFGKEINIFYSDKMPNSLVANLEKLEKHSFLDEQEKVIEILKRNKQFNEAGHYIAYIFPSDIQVDTENTKIFIGSEDEAIKQFDPTFYKKYPIVYATIQNDEIAACCVSSRENNKAGEAWIFTLPKYRKQGFGLKAVQLWASELQKQGKIPLYTHEISNIASQKLAEKLDLIKVLENVSYE
- a CDS encoding cache domain-containing protein codes for the protein MKKIILAVLLFSLILLSCGQKEEKPEIEIKVPDLTMYEHQQTKDVVQLVYDAVNEIELKGVDAFAQFRVKGSKWFQDETYIFVWGIDGLRYVYPPDPAGEGKNMKDLKDINEKPIGREFIEAADNDEGWVFYMWTKPGETEPEQKTTFIKRAIDADKKVYLVGCGLYGMPQEKVFEE